A genome region from Taeniopygia guttata chromosome 5, bTaeGut7.mat, whole genome shotgun sequence includes the following:
- the LOC115495663 gene encoding LOW QUALITY PROTEIN: mas-related G-protein coupled receptor member X1 (The sequence of the model RefSeq protein was modified relative to this genomic sequence to represent the inferred CDS: inserted 2 bases in 2 codons) gives MHFLLHVTDLAGATLGHVSQRSKRNKEALLICTDPXCLLLPHREQGAAEEPHGPSLDSPSTDSPSTLTTAXGHIPPPAQCPSMEVTTVSPPAISPTEGDDLCETDIPSVAMHIVTLLICLCGLAGNGAVLCLLQLEICNYRIFNLAVIDFLFLLLTVPSALLYLVDDMSCSPIVPLLYLNLFFQLSVLSYYWGLYWLMPRDPLYYIEKIFHLCCRCKLPLRLMWLLNGVQFWTFFALFTVIPVVTFLCPSHQLELCRAAFISMNTIILLLLAAPLLVSSTIDFIKAKWGSQQQQPKRRDIAIALIVLLTLLLIFWNFLQQLGYLNVPSQAVFLLNCINSSFKPLIYFLVGSFRRPCSVRSLQLSLQRVFEKPKPKKACRNDALRETGV, from the exons ATGCACTTTCTCCTTCATGTCACTGACCTGGCAGGAGCCACTTTAGGACATGTATCCCAAAGGAGCAAAAGGAACAAGGAAGCGCTGCTGATCTGCACAGACC tttgcctgctgctgccccacagaGAACAG ggagctgctgaggagcctCATGGTCCATCCCTGGATTCTCCAAGCACTGACTCCCCATCCACTCTGACCACAG AGGGCCACATCCCACCGCCTGCCCAGTGTCCATCCATGGAGGTGACCACCGTGTCCCCACCTGCCATCTCACCCACTGAAGGAGATGATTTGTGTGAGACAGATATTCCCAGTGTGGCCATGCACATTGTGACACTGCTCATCTGCCTCTGTgggctggctgggaatggggctgtcCTATGCCTCCTTCAACTGGAAATTTGTAACTATCGCATCTTTAACCTGGCTGTCATTgacttcctcttccttctcctcacaGTCCCCTCCGCCCTGCTCTACCTGGTGGAcgacatgtcctgctctcctaTTGTGCCCCTGCTGTacctgaatttatttttccaactGTCAGTGCTGTCCTACTACTGGGGGCTGTACTGGCTGATGCCCAGGGACCCTCTGTACTATATAGAAAAGATCTTCCATCTCTGCTGCCGCTGCAAACTTCCTCTGCGCCTGATGTGGTTGCTGAACGGTGTCCAATTCTGGACCTTCtttgctctcttcactgtcatTCCTGTGGTGACATTCCTGTGCCCATCACACCAGCTGGAGCTCTGCCGGGCAGCTTTCATCTCCATGAACACCATCATCCTGCTCCTCTTGGCTGCACCCCTGCTGGTTTCCAGCACAATTGATTTCATTAAGGCCAAGtggggctcccagcagcagcaacccAAGAGACGCGACATCGCTATCGCCCTCATTGTGCTCCTCACTCTCCTTCTCATTTTCTGgaatttcctgcagcagctcggTTACCTCAATGTGCCCTCCCAGGCTGTTTTCCTGCTTAACTGCATCAACAGCAGCTTCAAACCCTTAATCTACTTCTTGGTGGGGAGCTTCCGGAGGCCCTGCTCTGTGAGAtccctccagctctccctgcagagggTCTTTGAgaagccaaaaccaaaaaaagcctgcaGAAATGATGCCCTGAGGGAGACAGGGGTCTGA